In Neomonachus schauinslandi chromosome 6, ASM220157v2, whole genome shotgun sequence, a genomic segment contains:
- the LOC110580215 gene encoding programmed cell death protein 5-like produces the protein MAEEELEALRKQRPAKLQEKHGDPGDAAQQEAKHREAEMRNSILAQVLDQSVRARLSNLALVKSKQTKAVENYLIQMARYGQLSGKVSEQGLIEILEKVSQQTEKKTTVKFNRRKVMDSDEEDDY, from the coding sequence ATGGCTGAGGAGGAgctggaggctctgaggaagCAGAGGCCGGCCAAACTGCAGGAGAAGCATGGGGATCCTGGCGATGCAGCACAACAGGAAGCAAAGCACAGGGAAGCAGAAATGAGAAACAGTATCTTAGCCCAAGTCCTGGATCAGTCAGTCCGGGCCCGCTTAAGTAACTTAGCACTTGTAAAGTCCAAACAAACTAAAGCAGTAGAGAATTACCTCATACAGATGGCAAGATATGGACAACTAAGTGGGAAGGTATCAGAACAAGGTTTAATAGAAATCCTTGAAAAAGTAAgccaacaaacagaaaagaaaaccacagttaAATTCAACAGAAGAAAAGTCATGGACTCTGATGAAGAGGACGATTATTGA